The Prevotella melaninogenica genome window below encodes:
- a CDS encoding glycoside hydrolase family 2 TIM barrel-domain containing protein, whose product MEKLFLTALLMGMSVSGLHAQKAVIEPTFTEWHDLQVNAVNRFETHTDFFAFAPNENLSGTKYDKKKSANYLSLDGNWKFNWVENADQRPTDFFRTDFDDSQWKTFPVPGIWEVNGYGDPVYVNIGFAWRGNFKNNPPEVPIKENHVGSYRRTIRIPDNWDGKQVIAHFGSVTSCVYLWVNGKFVGYSEDSKIGPEFDVTKFLKKGDNQIAFQVFRWSDGSYCEDQDFWRLSGVARESYLYARDAKQHLKDIRITPDLVNDYKDGTLSVNLQLAGNTKAFLILEDADNNLAAKTVVTADKAGQTKAFMELRNPKKWTAETPYLYNLYVNVEDAKTGKAIETIPLKVGFRKVEIKNSQVLVNGQPVLFKGANRHEMDPDGGYVVTRERMIQDIKLMKRLNVNAVRTCHYPDDPIWYNLCDEYGLYVVAEANQESHGFGYNKDAVSGSPLFAKQIMERNQHNVGTKFNHPSVIFWSLGNETCYSKNFDDAYDWIRSQDQSRPVQYERAELNGYATDIFCPMYYSPKACEDYSKNAQYTRPLIQCEYNHTMGNSGGNLKEYWDLVRKYPKFQGGFDWDFVDQGLHRNPKFDASRRLEDYERAADAVDVKTEYTYGGDYNKTDPSDNNFNCNGMIGPDRQLNPHAYEVAYEYQNIWARPVDLKQGKIAVHNEYFFRDLSNYRMEWSLVNEGKVVEKGAIEELNVAPQQTVEYTLPIAGKEFDGEVLLNIDFKLKTAEPLMAAGQTVAEMQMEVQPWQPMPKMEPVAKNKVKVSDNVKEGVVRFAGNNFDLVFDRKTGFLSSYQVDGRNFLGEGGSLKPNFWRAMTDNDMGTNFQNRLSVWKNPTMTLKSLEVDKKMNRLTAEYDMPQVGGQLCLVYHVAADGALHVSMDMEMKEGSKAPQLPRFGMLMQLPYNMDKSVFYGRGPIENYVDRKLSQRIGCYEQTADKQFFPYIRPQETGTKSDIRWWQQTDNSGRGFRVLFDEAAFSASALHYNISDLDEGSEKHQRHSYQVPLSKYTNLTLDAAMMGVGGIDSWGSEPLKKYQLPAENRAMHFWIVPVF is encoded by the coding sequence ATGGAAAAGCTTTTTCTAACGGCTTTGCTGATGGGCATGTCTGTGTCTGGTCTCCATGCACAGAAAGCCGTTATTGAGCCTACTTTCACCGAGTGGCATGACCTTCAGGTGAATGCTGTCAATCGTTTTGAAACGCATACAGACTTTTTTGCCTTTGCTCCAAATGAAAATCTGAGTGGAACAAAGTATGATAAGAAGAAGTCGGCTAACTATCTTTCCCTTGATGGAAACTGGAAGTTTAATTGGGTTGAGAATGCTGATCAACGTCCAACAGATTTCTTCCGTACCGATTTCGATGACTCTCAGTGGAAGACATTCCCTGTTCCTGGTATCTGGGAGGTGAATGGTTATGGCGACCCTGTTTATGTTAACATTGGTTTTGCATGGCGTGGTAACTTCAAGAACAATCCTCCAGAGGTTCCAATTAAGGAGAACCATGTTGGCTCTTATCGTCGTACTATCCGCATACCAGACAACTGGGATGGTAAACAAGTTATTGCTCATTTCGGTTCGGTGACATCTTGTGTATATCTATGGGTGAACGGTAAGTTCGTTGGCTATAGTGAAGACTCTAAGATTGGACCAGAGTTTGACGTAACGAAGTTCCTCAAGAAAGGGGATAACCAGATTGCTTTCCAAGTATTCCGTTGGTCAGATGGCAGCTATTGTGAGGACCAAGACTTCTGGCGTCTCAGTGGTGTTGCTCGCGAAAGTTATCTCTATGCGCGTGATGCAAAGCAGCATTTGAAAGATATTCGTATAACGCCTGACCTCGTAAATGATTACAAAGACGGTACGCTCAGCGTCAATCTCCAGTTAGCGGGTAATACAAAGGCTTTCTTAATCTTGGAGGATGCTGATAATAATCTTGCTGCAAAGACAGTCGTTACGGCAGATAAAGCGGGGCAAACTAAGGCTTTTATGGAGCTGAGAAACCCTAAGAAGTGGACAGCAGAGACTCCTTATCTTTATAATCTCTATGTGAATGTTGAGGATGCCAAGACTGGTAAGGCTATTGAGACAATCCCTCTCAAAGTTGGTTTCCGCAAGGTTGAAATCAAAAACTCGCAAGTGTTGGTCAATGGTCAGCCTGTTCTCTTCAAGGGAGCTAACCGTCATGAGATGGATCCAGATGGTGGTTACGTTGTGACACGTGAGCGTATGATTCAGGATATCAAACTGATGAAACGTTTGAATGTCAATGCTGTGCGTACTTGTCACTATCCTGACGACCCTATTTGGTATAATCTATGCGACGAGTATGGACTCTATGTGGTTGCTGAGGCTAATCAAGAGAGCCACGGTTTTGGCTATAATAAGGATGCAGTATCGGGTAGTCCGCTCTTTGCTAAGCAGATTATGGAGCGTAATCAGCATAATGTTGGAACGAAGTTCAATCATCCAAGTGTCATTTTCTGGAGTCTTGGTAACGAGACTTGCTACAGCAAGAACTTCGATGATGCATATGATTGGATTAGGTCGCAAGACCAGAGCCGCCCTGTGCAGTATGAGCGTGCAGAGTTGAATGGCTATGCTACGGATATTTTCTGCCCAATGTACTATTCTCCAAAAGCTTGTGAGGATTACTCAAAGAACGCTCAATACACTCGTCCACTTATCCAGTGCGAGTATAACCATACGATGGGTAACTCTGGTGGTAACTTGAAGGAGTACTGGGACCTTGTTCGTAAGTATCCTAAGTTCCAAGGTGGATTTGATTGGGACTTTGTAGATCAAGGCTTACACCGCAATCCTAAGTTTGATGCTTCTCGTAGGTTGGAAGACTATGAGCGTGCGGCTGATGCGGTTGATGTGAAGACGGAATACACATACGGTGGTGACTATAATAAGACTGACCCATCAGACAACAACTTCAACTGCAATGGTATGATTGGTCCTGACCGTCAGTTGAATCCACATGCTTATGAGGTTGCCTATGAATATCAGAATATCTGGGCTCGACCAGTTGACCTCAAGCAGGGCAAGATAGCTGTTCACAACGAATACTTCTTCCGTGATCTAAGCAACTATCGTATGGAATGGAGCCTTGTTAACGAGGGTAAGGTTGTTGAGAAGGGTGCAATTGAAGAACTGAATGTTGCACCACAGCAGACAGTTGAATACACATTGCCAATAGCTGGTAAGGAGTTTGATGGTGAAGTTCTCTTGAATATCGACTTTAAGTTGAAAACTGCTGAGCCATTGATGGCAGCTGGTCAGACTGTAGCAGAAATGCAGATGGAGGTACAGCCTTGGCAGCCAATGCCAAAGATGGAGCCTGTTGCAAAGAATAAGGTGAAGGTAAGTGACAATGTGAAAGAAGGAGTTGTACGCTTTGCAGGCAACAACTTCGACCTCGTATTCGATCGCAAGACAGGTTTCCTTAGCAGTTATCAGGTTGATGGTCGTAACTTCTTGGGCGAAGGTGGTAGCTTGAAACCTAACTTCTGGCGTGCTATGACAGACAATGATATGGGTACTAACTTCCAAAATCGCCTGTCTGTATGGAAGAATCCTACAATGACATTGAAGTCATTAGAGGTTGATAAAAAGATGAATCGCCTCACAGCAGAATATGATATGCCACAGGTAGGTGGGCAGTTGTGCCTTGTTTACCATGTTGCAGCTGATGGTGCGCTCCATGTAAGTATGGATATGGAAATGAAGGAGGGCAGCAAGGCTCCTCAACTTCCACGTTTCGGAATGTTGATGCAGTTGCCTTATAATATGGATAAGTCGGTGTTCTACGGTCGTGGACCTATCGAGAACTATGTTGATCGTAAGCTTTCACAGCGCATCGGATGTTATGAGCAGACTGCCGACAAGCAGTTCTTCCCTTACATTCGTCCACAGGAAACAGGTACGAAGAGCGACATTCGCTGGTGGCAGCAGACTGACAACAGCGGTCGTGGATTTCGAGTATTGTTTGATGAGGCTGCTTTCTCTGCGAGTGCATTGCACTATAACATTTCTGACCTTGATGAGGGAAGTGAGAAGCATCAGCGTCACAGTTATCAGGTACCATTGTCTAAGTACACTAACCTCACGTTGGATGCTGCAATGATGGGTGTGGGCGGTATTGATAGTTGGGGTTCAGAACCTCTGAAGAAGTATCAGTTGCCAGCTGAAAACCGAGCTATGCACTTCTGGATTGTGCCAGTGTTCTAA
- a CDS encoding SusC/RagA family TonB-linked outer membrane protein: MARQHFLTHSLVCCLLLIGSTDIANAQRRPKAITTKQKQPLFLMSDTLPIIGSMAKVGEKQMNKGLVNSAINALSGQAVGVNVVTNGQDRMAMLTSVRVRGTTSLTGGNDPLVLIDGVSSDLSTLSTIYPADIERFTILKNASETSKYGSRGASGVIEVKTKRGNGSKFQIYYDGTAGFDVVYKRLRMLNATEYVSAAKALGLDYVDKGYDTNFQKEIVRTGFVNSHHVAFSGGSEKSNYRASLGYVRGQTVIKNKDYNNFVAKLDISQLAFDERLKIDFGAFGSSQQDEKIFDIQALSYSTAAMNPTLPFHKTGNGWQRNGNASQIGPTEPLLFERNDEKNLTFNSHLQLSLQLTHNLQLAALGSYSYTSTENGRFAPTWVWAQGLAYRGERKTEDMLGNISLDWKHHWGANNLSATILAEYQKKKIAAFWTQVKGLTNNYFGYDNLGAASDRPYGGTGSSYADPSLASFMGTLTYTLLDRYTLNLTTRVDGSSMVGKDHTWGIFPSISATWDMKKESFLRNNKSISLMNLRTGYGRSGNLGGISSYLTLRQYIPVGLISYNGTPTVTMGTLRNSNPDLRWETRSTFNIGTDLGLFNNRLLLTAEYYYSKTTDMLYEYDVPVPTFAFDKLLANIGSMSNSGFELGIGVVPISKKDMELNVNVNMAWQKNKLLSLNGKHNGRQMTASDITPIGGMNGAGFHGGYNDIIYQIVGQPLGVFYLPHCKGIVDNGHGHNKYDIADLNNDNVIDLSDHGDRYIAGQATPKMTLGSNISFRYKAFDISLQMNGAFGHKIFNGTTLSFLNMSNFPDYNVLAEAPTRNIVDQNVTDYWLEKGDYLNFDYLTIGWNTPVKNKYIKSLRMSFSINNLATITSYSGLTPIINSYVVDNTLGIDDKRTYPPYRTYSIGVSIKF; encoded by the coding sequence ATGGCCAGACAACACTTCCTAACCCATTCACTTGTTTGCTGCCTTTTACTAATTGGCTCTACAGATATTGCAAATGCGCAAAGAAGACCTAAAGCCATTACTACAAAACAAAAGCAGCCGTTATTCCTCATGAGTGACACCCTACCTATCATCGGTTCAATGGCAAAGGTAGGTGAGAAACAGATGAATAAAGGTTTGGTAAACTCTGCAATTAATGCGCTTTCCGGACAAGCTGTTGGTGTAAATGTCGTTACGAATGGGCAGGATCGTATGGCAATGCTGACCAGTGTGCGTGTTCGTGGCACAACATCGCTTACTGGTGGTAATGACCCTCTGGTCCTTATAGATGGTGTTTCATCTGATTTATCTACCCTATCCACCATTTATCCTGCTGATATCGAAAGATTTACAATCCTCAAGAATGCTTCAGAAACGTCTAAGTATGGTTCACGAGGAGCATCGGGTGTTATCGAAGTAAAGACAAAGCGAGGCAATGGTAGTAAGTTCCAGATCTACTATGACGGAACTGCTGGATTCGACGTTGTATACAAACGACTTCGAATGCTCAATGCTACGGAGTATGTTAGTGCTGCAAAAGCATTGGGATTAGACTATGTTGACAAAGGTTATGACACTAACTTTCAGAAAGAAATCGTACGAACAGGTTTCGTAAACTCACACCACGTGGCTTTTAGTGGAGGCAGCGAGAAGTCTAACTATCGTGCCTCATTAGGCTATGTGCGCGGTCAAACGGTTATTAAAAACAAGGATTACAATAACTTCGTGGCTAAGTTAGACATCTCACAGCTTGCCTTTGACGAGAGACTAAAGATAGACTTTGGTGCCTTCGGTTCATCTCAACAAGATGAAAAAATATTTGATATTCAAGCACTTTCCTACTCTACTGCTGCGATGAATCCAACACTCCCATTCCACAAAACAGGAAACGGATGGCAGAGGAATGGCAACGCATCACAAATAGGACCGACAGAACCACTGCTGTTTGAGCGTAACGATGAAAAGAATCTTACGTTCAATTCACATCTGCAGTTGTCCTTACAGCTAACACATAACCTTCAGTTAGCAGCCTTAGGTTCCTATTCTTACACCTCAACGGAGAACGGACGATTTGCTCCGACATGGGTATGGGCACAAGGATTAGCATATAGAGGAGAACGAAAGACCGAGGATATGTTAGGTAACATCTCTCTTGATTGGAAACATCATTGGGGGGCTAACAATCTATCTGCCACCATTCTTGCTGAATATCAGAAGAAGAAGATAGCAGCTTTTTGGACACAAGTAAAGGGATTAACCAACAATTACTTTGGTTATGACAATCTTGGGGCTGCTTCTGACCGTCCTTATGGAGGAACTGGCAGTAGTTATGCCGACCCAAGTCTTGCCTCTTTTATGGGTACACTTACCTACACACTGCTCGACCGATACACACTTAATCTGACAACACGTGTAGATGGTTCGTCAATGGTTGGCAAAGACCATACGTGGGGTATCTTCCCTTCTATCTCAGCAACCTGGGATATGAAGAAAGAAAGTTTCCTACGCAACAATAAGAGCATTAGTCTTATGAACCTTCGAACTGGTTATGGTCGGTCTGGAAACCTTGGTGGAATCAGTTCTTATTTGACCTTAAGGCAATATATCCCTGTAGGTTTAATCTCGTACAATGGTACACCAACAGTCACTATGGGTACCTTACGCAATAGTAACCCTGACCTACGTTGGGAAACGCGCAGCACCTTTAATATTGGTACTGACCTTGGATTGTTCAACAATCGTCTGCTCCTTACAGCAGAGTATTACTATTCCAAGACTACCGATATGCTTTACGAATATGACGTACCTGTACCAACTTTCGCCTTCGACAAGCTATTGGCAAACATCGGTTCTATGTCTAACAGTGGTTTTGAGTTGGGTATTGGCGTCGTTCCTATATCAAAGAAAGACATGGAACTCAATGTCAATGTCAATATGGCATGGCAAAAGAACAAACTCCTTTCTCTCAATGGTAAACATAATGGAAGGCAGATGACAGCATCAGACATAACGCCAATTGGCGGTATGAATGGCGCAGGTTTCCATGGTGGATATAATGATATTATCTATCAGATTGTAGGTCAACCTTTAGGTGTTTTCTATCTTCCTCACTGCAAAGGAATCGTAGACAACGGACATGGACACAATAAATACGACATTGCTGATTTGAACAATGACAATGTAATCGACCTCAGCGACCATGGCGACCGATATATCGCAGGACAAGCAACACCTAAGATGACCTTGGGTTCTAACATAAGTTTCAGATACAAAGCATTCGACATTTCCTTACAGATGAATGGTGCTTTCGGACATAAGATATTTAACGGAACAACTCTTTCTTTCCTGAACATGTCAAACTTCCCAGACTATAATGTCCTTGCAGAAGCTCCTACACGGAATATCGTTGACCAGAATGTGACAGATTATTGGTTGGAAAAAGGCGATTATCTAAACTTTGATTATCTTACGATAGGTTGGAATACGCCGGTTAAAAACAAATATATCAAATCACTACGTATGTCTTTTAGCATCAATAACCTTGCAACAATAACAAGTTATAGTGGCTTAACACCGATTATTAATAGTTATGTAGTAGATAACACCTTAGGTATTGATGACAAACGTACCTATCCTCCTTATCGCACTTACTCTATCGGTGTGAGTATTAAGTTCTAA
- a CDS encoding RagB/SusD family nutrient uptake outer membrane protein — translation MKYLLRPLFFLTILTLTGCLDENSKDSLDEQHTYTTERDVYVNAVATLYNYIGSDKDSEGLQGTYRGVYDYNTFTTDEAIIPVRGGDWYDGGFWADLYTHNWAEDSKPLYDTWKYLYKVIVFSNDALTTIDKHKQLLTDEQYKAYRAEVRAIRVLYYYYLMDMFGNIPLVTTAGESTENVEQASRPEIYRFIVKELQEVTPLLPTGHSNLLGKNYGRVTRSVANFLLAKLMLNGEVYSDADWTDNQQPNGKQTYFTINGQQMNIWQACKYYCDKVTADGFTLADDYLSNFSVNNENSPENIFTIPLDKHLYKSQFQYLFRSRHYSHGGAFGTSSENGACATISIVKTFGYGTKNVDKRYAYNLYSDTVRVDGNIIYLENGKPLVYMPLAVELNLTNSPYIKTAGARMAKYEVDRNAFNDGKSPDNDIVLFRYADVLLMKAEAAVRNGENGNTELNLIRSRSGMGNRTATLDNILAERLMELMWEGWRRNDLIRFNRFHQSYDLRTAPETEADRHTIVFPIPSRALDLNEKLKQNKGYKR, via the coding sequence ATGAAATACTTACTTCGCCCACTCTTTTTTCTAACTATCCTCACATTAACAGGTTGTCTGGACGAGAATAGTAAAGACAGCCTCGATGAACAACATACCTACACGACAGAAAGAGATGTATATGTCAATGCTGTCGCTACTTTGTATAACTACATAGGAAGTGATAAAGACAGTGAGGGTCTACAAGGTACTTATCGTGGTGTATATGATTATAATACGTTTACAACCGATGAAGCAATCATACCTGTCCGTGGTGGAGACTGGTATGATGGAGGCTTTTGGGCTGATTTATATACACATAACTGGGCAGAAGACAGCAAACCTCTCTACGATACATGGAAGTATCTCTATAAAGTAATTGTATTCAGTAATGATGCACTTACAACTATCGACAAACATAAACAACTACTTACAGATGAGCAGTACAAGGCTTATAGGGCTGAGGTTAGGGCTATCCGTGTCTTATACTACTATTACCTTATGGATATGTTTGGAAATATACCATTAGTAACTACGGCTGGCGAAAGTACTGAAAACGTAGAACAAGCAAGTCGCCCTGAGATATATCGGTTTATTGTAAAAGAACTACAAGAAGTCACCCCACTGCTTCCTACAGGTCATAGTAACCTTCTTGGCAAGAACTATGGACGTGTCACACGTTCTGTAGCCAACTTCCTTCTTGCTAAGTTAATGCTGAATGGTGAGGTTTATTCTGATGCTGATTGGACAGATAATCAACAACCTAATGGTAAGCAAACCTACTTTACCATCAATGGTCAGCAGATGAATATATGGCAAGCCTGCAAATATTACTGCGATAAGGTGACTGCTGATGGCTTTACCTTAGCAGATGATTATCTCAGCAACTTCTCTGTTAACAACGAGAATTCACCAGAGAATATCTTTACTATCCCGCTCGACAAACACCTTTACAAGAGCCAATTCCAGTATCTCTTCCGCTCTCGTCACTACTCACATGGCGGTGCCTTCGGTACAAGCTCTGAAAATGGAGCCTGCGCAACTATTTCAATAGTGAAGACTTTCGGCTATGGTACTAAAAATGTTGACAAGCGATATGCTTATAACCTCTACTCTGACACTGTTCGGGTAGATGGAAATATCATATATTTAGAGAATGGCAAACCACTTGTTTATATGCCACTTGCTGTAGAGTTAAATCTCACCAACAGCCCATATATCAAGACGGCAGGGGCAAGAATGGCTAAATATGAGGTGGACCGCAACGCCTTTAACGATGGTAAAAGTCCTGACAATGACATTGTTCTCTTCCGTTATGCCGATGTATTGCTAATGAAGGCTGAAGCTGCAGTACGCAACGGAGAGAATGGTAATACTGAACTGAACCTCATTCGCAGCCGCAGTGGTATGGGAAATAGAACTGCTACATTAGATAACATTCTTGCTGAACGCCTGATGGAACTAATGTGGGAGGGCTGGCGTCGTAATGATCTCATCCGTTTCAATCGTTTCCATCAGTCCTACGACCTTCGCACTGCACCCGAAACAGAAGCCGACCGTCATACTATCGTCTTCCCTATCCCATCACGTGCATTAGACCTCAACGAAAAACTGAAACAGAATAAAGGTTATAAACGCTAA
- a CDS encoding C1 family peptidase, which yields MRKNMFIACGLLSCVLTLQAQTKDGSIDTQMLQQIQKSGLTTSDRALSNAIATNSIDDLARNFRNSGPVDTYFSVETPKQNIQDQKSSGRCWLFTGLNVLRANFARRHKDTLRVEYSHVYLSFYDQLEKANLMLQGVIDNAGKSLDDPRVQFFFKNPISDGGTFCGVSDLVEKYGVVPMEAMQETYSAENTSRMARIVSSKLREYGLELRKMVADKKSKAAIKARKTEMLGNIYHILSLSLGEPVKTFTFAFKDKNGKQIGKAKTYTPQEFYKETVGGPLNGTFIMAMNDPRRPYYKTYEIEYDRHTYDGHNWKYVNLPMEDIAKMAIASLKDSTKMYTSYDVGKQLDRKRGYLDLDNYDYATLFGTTFPMNKAERIATFDSGSTHAMTLTAVDLDENGQPKKWKVENSWSASYGQNGYLIMSNPWFNEYTFRLVVDNKYVPENIMKAAQQKPIMVVPEDPLFQEDM from the coding sequence ATGAGAAAGAATATGTTTATAGCCTGTGGCTTGCTAAGTTGTGTGCTTACACTTCAGGCACAGACGAAAGATGGTAGTATTGATACACAGATGTTGCAGCAGATTCAGAAGTCTGGATTGACAACATCTGACCGTGCTTTATCGAATGCAATCGCCACAAATTCTATTGATGATCTTGCTCGTAACTTCCGTAATTCTGGTCCTGTAGATACCTACTTCAGCGTGGAGACACCGAAACAGAATATCCAAGATCAGAAAAGTTCAGGTCGTTGCTGGCTCTTTACTGGACTGAATGTTTTGCGTGCTAACTTTGCACGTCGCCATAAGGATACATTGAGAGTGGAATATTCTCACGTTTATCTCTCTTTCTATGACCAATTAGAGAAAGCAAACTTGATGCTGCAAGGTGTGATAGACAATGCTGGTAAGTCATTAGACGACCCACGTGTGCAGTTCTTCTTTAAGAATCCTATCAGTGATGGTGGTACGTTCTGCGGTGTATCTGACTTGGTTGAGAAGTATGGTGTTGTACCAATGGAAGCTATGCAAGAAACCTATTCAGCTGAAAATACCTCTCGCATGGCAAGGATTGTGTCATCAAAACTACGTGAGTATGGTCTGGAACTGCGTAAGATGGTAGCTGACAAGAAGTCAAAGGCAGCTATCAAGGCACGCAAGACAGAGATGTTGGGTAATATCTATCATATACTCTCACTTTCTTTGGGTGAGCCAGTGAAGACGTTCACCTTTGCTTTCAAGGATAAGAATGGTAAGCAGATTGGTAAGGCTAAGACCTATACACCACAGGAATTCTATAAGGAGACGGTGGGAGGTCCACTCAATGGAACCTTTATTATGGCAATGAACGACCCTCGTCGTCCTTACTATAAGACTTACGAGATAGAATATGACCGTCATACCTACGATGGTCATAACTGGAAGTATGTGAACCTTCCAATGGAAGATATTGCGAAGATGGCTATTGCTTCACTGAAAGATTCAACGAAGATGTACACCAGTTATGATGTTGGTAAGCAGCTCGACCGTAAGCGTGGTTATCTTGACTTGGACAACTATGACTATGCAACACTTTTTGGAACAACCTTCCCAATGAACAAGGCTGAGCGTATTGCAACCTTTGACAGTGGTTCAACCCATGCGATGACACTTACAGCAGTAGACTTAGATGAGAATGGTCAGCCAAAGAAATGGAAGGTAGAGAACTCTTGGAGTGCCTCTTATGGTCAGAATGGTTACTTGATTATGAGTAATCCTTGGTTCAATGAATACACCTTCCGTCTGGTTGTTGATAATAAGTACGTACCAGAGAATATCATGAAGGCTGCTCAGCAGAAGCCAATTATGGTTGTTCCTGAGGACCCATTGTTCCAAGAGGATATGTAA